The following proteins are co-located in the Chryseobacterium scophthalmum genome:
- a CDS encoding copper homeostasis protein CutC — MFLEIATFDITSAEIALNSVADRIEFCADINSGGITPDLEELRYLKDKYSKPIHVMIRPVGGGFLYTDSEFRQMQKSIIEFSKAKADGFVFGILDENQEIDIDKNKTLIDLTNGKPCVFHRAIDRTKNIFESTEKLIGLGFKEILTSGGENSAMEGKENLKKLVEDYSDDIKILIGGGVRSNNISELKNLTKGQYFHSSAVLSYESFANAEEIKKLKFNI, encoded by the coding sequence ATGTTCTTAGAAATCGCCACATTCGATATCACTTCTGCAGAAATTGCTTTAAATTCTGTTGCCGACAGAATTGAATTTTGTGCAGACATCAATTCAGGAGGAATTACTCCCGATCTGGAAGAATTGAGATATTTAAAAGATAAATATTCTAAACCTATTCATGTAATGATTCGTCCTGTAGGAGGAGGTTTTTTATATACCGATTCAGAATTCAGGCAAATGCAGAAAAGTATTATTGAATTTTCTAAAGCCAAAGCAGACGGTTTTGTTTTCGGGATCTTAGATGAAAATCAGGAAATAGACATCGACAAAAATAAAACACTGATTGATTTGACCAACGGGAAACCTTGTGTTTTTCACCGAGCGATCGACCGGACCAAAAATATTTTTGAATCGACTGAAAAGCTTATTGGATTAGGTTTTAAAGAAATCCTCACTTCTGGAGGAGAAAATTCTGCAATGGAAGGAAAAGAAAATTTAAAAAAACTGGTTGAAGATTATTCTGATGACATCAAAATCTTAATTGGTGGCGGTGTTCGTTCCAATAATATTTCAGAATTGAAAAATTTAACTAAGGGTCAATATTTTCATTCTTCAGCAGTGTTATCTTACGAATCATTTGCCAATGCGGAAGAGATTAAAAAACTGAAGTTTAATATCTAA
- a CDS encoding beta-mannosidase: MNKTLLLALLLIQILVNAQFSERNLSSEKWQFKNAKENKWLTASVPGTVHLDLMNNKLIPDPYKDENEKKVQWVENEDWDYQTGFKISAKELENQNADLVFNGLDTFSEIYLNGKLLKKTDNMFRTWKIPVKNDLKIGNNILQIKFKSSVNVGKDLAKKVPFTMPESPRSFVRKAQYQFGWDWGPRLVTAGIWKDVKLNFWNQAKIENIRIEQKALTKQRADLNIYAEIYAEKEGKYVFVTDKENHDIALRKGLNKISVPFKIENPHLWQPNGWGKAIIYALKFSLKKNSETIDSKEERIGLRTVELIQEKDEKGKSFYFKVNGNPMYAKGTNWIPSDSFTPRITKEKYKKLIKDCKDANMNMIRVWGGGIYEDDEFYKACDENGILVWQDFMFAGSFYPSDEDFLNNVKEEVKDQVDRLQNHPSIALWCGNNEIDEAIVNWGYQKQFKYSKEDSLQVWKDYKKVFHEVIPNAINEFATKDKSIYWESSPSIGWGHKESLTEGDSHYWGVWWGEFPFEIYNEKVPRFASEYGFQGMPSLETVKSMFSGKSDLSLENPTIKAHEKNARGFEIIQKYMERDYAVPKDFVKYNYVSQLLQARGMQIAIEAHRRAKPYNMGTLYWQLNDCWPVISWSSIDYLGNWKALHYQIKRSFENQVILTEEKEGFLDFYGINDELKKFEDVKVEIQVVDFNGKILNDLTTVQDGKILDGIVKFNHIEIKNVIKYSNKNEVFLKLTLKDKDKKIIAESNHFFAKPKDLKLTKPNIKIKKISKTEIEISTDVLAKDVYLMGDTHFSDNFFDLLPKTSRKITLSKPLKNVEVMTLWDTMNK, from the coding sequence ATGAACAAAACATTACTTCTTGCTTTACTTCTCATTCAAATATTAGTCAATGCACAATTTTCAGAACGAAATTTATCTTCTGAAAAATGGCAATTCAAAAACGCCAAAGAAAATAAATGGCTCACGGCCTCCGTTCCCGGGACTGTTCATTTGGATTTGATGAATAACAAACTTATTCCCGACCCTTACAAAGATGAGAACGAGAAAAAAGTACAGTGGGTTGAAAATGAAGATTGGGATTATCAGACGGGTTTTAAAATTTCCGCTAAAGAATTAGAAAATCAAAATGCAGATTTGGTTTTCAATGGATTAGATACGTTTTCTGAAATTTATTTAAATGGAAAACTACTGAAGAAAACCGATAATATGTTCAGAACCTGGAAAATTCCGGTGAAAAATGATTTGAAAATTGGAAATAATATTTTACAGATTAAATTTAAATCTTCAGTAAACGTTGGAAAAGATTTAGCGAAAAAAGTTCCGTTTACAATGCCGGAATCGCCTCGAAGTTTTGTGAGAAAAGCGCAATATCAGTTTGGTTGGGATTGGGGACCAAGATTAGTCACTGCAGGAATTTGGAAGGATGTAAAATTGAATTTCTGGAATCAGGCAAAAATTGAAAATATAAGAATAGAACAGAAAGCTTTAACAAAACAAAGAGCTGATTTAAATATTTATGCAGAAATTTATGCAGAAAAAGAAGGGAAATATGTTTTTGTAACTGATAAAGAAAATCATGATATTGCCTTAAGGAAGGGCTTGAACAAAATTTCAGTTCCGTTTAAAATTGAAAATCCACATCTATGGCAACCGAACGGATGGGGAAAAGCGATAATTTATGCGCTTAAATTTTCATTAAAGAAAAATTCGGAGACGATTGATAGTAAAGAAGAAAGAATTGGACTAAGAACAGTAGAATTAATTCAGGAAAAGGACGAAAAAGGAAAATCGTTTTACTTTAAAGTCAATGGAAACCCGATGTATGCAAAGGGAACGAATTGGATTCCATCTGATAGCTTCACACCGAGAATTACCAAAGAAAAATATAAAAAACTTATTAAAGATTGTAAAGATGCGAATATGAATATGATTCGTGTGTGGGGCGGCGGAATTTATGAAGATGACGAATTTTACAAAGCCTGCGACGAAAACGGTATTTTGGTTTGGCAGGATTTTATGTTTGCCGGAAGTTTTTATCCGTCAGATGAAGATTTTTTGAATAACGTAAAAGAGGAAGTTAAAGATCAGGTCGACCGACTTCAAAATCATCCGTCAATTGCTTTATGGTGCGGAAATAATGAAATTGATGAAGCCATTGTCAATTGGGGATATCAGAAGCAATTTAAATATTCAAAAGAAGATTCTTTGCAAGTCTGGAAAGATTATAAAAAGGTTTTTCATGAAGTAATTCCGAATGCGATCAATGAGTTTGCAACAAAAGACAAATCAATTTATTGGGAAAGTTCACCTTCCATTGGTTGGGGGCACAAAGAAAGCTTAACCGAAGGCGATTCTCATTATTGGGGCGTTTGGTGGGGTGAGTTTCCGTTTGAAATTTACAACGAAAAAGTTCCGAGATTTGCTTCTGAATATGGTTTTCAGGGAATGCCGAGTTTAGAAACCGTTAAATCTATGTTTTCAGGAAAATCGGATTTAAGTTTAGAAAATCCAACGATCAAAGCGCACGAAAAAAATGCAAGAGGATTTGAAATTATTCAGAAATACATGGAACGTGATTATGCAGTTCCGAAAGATTTTGTGAAATACAATTACGTTTCTCAATTGCTTCAGGCTCGTGGAATGCAGATCGCGATTGAAGCACATCGCCGTGCAAAACCTTACAATATGGGAACTTTGTATTGGCAATTAAATGATTGTTGGCCGGTGATTTCCTGGTCATCGATTGATTATTTAGGAAACTGGAAAGCTTTGCATTATCAGATTAAAAGAAGCTTTGAAAACCAAGTGATTTTAACGGAAGAAAAAGAGGGATTTTTGGATTTTTATGGAATTAATGATGAATTAAAAAAGTTCGAAGATGTAAAAGTAGAAATTCAGGTTGTTGATTTTAATGGAAAAATTTTAAATGATTTAACGACTGTTCAGGATGGCAAAATACTCGATGGAATTGTAAAGTTTAATCATATAGAAATTAAAAACGTAATTAAATATTCCAATAAAAATGAAGTCTTTTTAAAATTAACCTTAAAAGATAAAGACAAAAAAATTATAGCCGAAAGCAATCATTTCTTCGCAAAACCAAAAGATTTAAAGCTTACAAAACCTAATATCAAAATCAAAAAAATCTCTAAAACAGAGATCGAAATTTCAACTGATGTTTTGGCGAAAGATGTTTATTTAATGGGCGACACTCATTTCAGCGACAATTTTTTCGATTTACTTCCAAAAACTTCAAGAAAAATTACGCTTTCAAAACCATTGAAAAATGTTGAGGTAATGACTTTGTGGGATACGATGAATAAGTAA
- a CDS encoding DinB family protein, producing MTTTAIANQQFISSAQILEHWQGHRNLTRRVIEAFPEKELFEFSIGGMRPFAKLAVELISIAGPALKGIVEQQEEKFSEEAFKPKTKEEILAKWDSETEVINQYFNQISEERFQETFNLFGEYEFPVYQNILYFIDNEVHHRGQGYTYLRALGIEPPFFWERF from the coding sequence ATGACAACTACAGCAATCGCAAACCAACAGTTTATTTCTTCAGCACAAATTTTAGAACATTGGCAAGGTCACAGAAACCTGACAAGAAGAGTGATTGAAGCATTTCCTGAAAAAGAATTATTTGAATTTTCAATTGGCGGAATGAGACCTTTTGCAAAATTAGCGGTAGAATTGATCAGCATTGCAGGTCCGGCTTTAAAAGGAATTGTAGAGCAGCAGGAAGAAAAATTTTCCGAAGAAGCATTTAAACCAAAAACGAAAGAAGAAATTCTTGCAAAATGGGATTCTGAAACGGAAGTGATTAACCAATATTTTAACCAGATTTCTGAAGAAAGATTCCAGGAAACGTTCAATTTATTTGGTGAATATGAATTTCCAGTGTATCAAAATATTCTATATTTTATTGATAACGAAGTACATCACCGTGGTCAAGGATATACTTATTTAAGAGCTTTAGGTATTGAGCCACCTTTCTTCTGGGAAAGATTCTAG
- a CDS encoding helix-turn-helix transcriptional regulator gives MNDHYLKKIDRVTAILTQLQSKPIVRAQDLAKKFDVSIRTIYRDVKTLENAGIPIIGEAGNGYSLMDGYKLPPVMFTKQEVLSFITAEKLMQKFSHESLGNHYQTAMEKLRSVLKHSDKNLIQNIENQIDIYNYNPKTEDTIKNIIPTILESIAEKHQILIGYKTVDDKISTRTIEVVGVFFEFHYWYIIAYCTLRNDYRQFRIDRILSIVKTQNPYLQEYGQINDYRKTPNGNKTIVKLLVDKKITGHLNNSKIYYGLIEEKETEKGVEMTFETEWINEGFPRWLITFFDYAEIIEPESLKMTMKELIEKISKNL, from the coding sequence ATGAACGACCATTACCTCAAAAAAATCGACCGAGTAACGGCTATTCTTACACAATTGCAATCAAAACCGATTGTAAGAGCGCAGGATTTGGCAAAAAAATTTGATGTCAGCATAAGAACGATTTATCGTGACGTAAAAACTTTGGAAAACGCTGGAATTCCTATTATTGGTGAAGCTGGAAACGGTTATTCTCTGATGGATGGTTACAAGCTTCCGCCAGTTATGTTTACCAAACAAGAGGTTTTGAGTTTCATCACCGCTGAAAAATTAATGCAGAAGTTTTCGCACGAAAGTTTGGGAAATCATTATCAAACAGCGATGGAAAAATTACGTTCTGTTTTGAAACATTCAGATAAAAATTTAATTCAGAACATTGAAAATCAGATTGATATTTATAATTACAATCCAAAAACGGAGGATACGATAAAAAATATCATTCCCACAATCTTGGAAAGTATTGCCGAAAAACATCAGATCTTGATAGGATATAAAACCGTTGATGATAAAATTTCTACAAGAACAATAGAAGTTGTAGGTGTCTTCTTCGAGTTTCATTATTGGTATATCATTGCTTACTGCACGTTGAGAAATGATTACAGGCAGTTTAGAATAGACCGTATTTTAAGCATTGTAAAAACTCAAAATCCTTATTTGCAGGAATACGGTCAAATTAATGATTACAGAAAAACTCCGAATGGAAATAAAACAATCGTCAAGCTTTTAGTTGACAAAAAAATTACAGGGCATCTGAATAATTCAAAAATTTATTACGGATTAATCGAAGAGAAAGAAACCGAAAAAGGAGTTGAAATGACGTTTGAAACAGAGTGGATCAATGAAGGATTTCCGCGTTGGCTAATTACTTTTTTTGATTACGCTGAAATTATTGAGCCTGAATCTTTAAAAATGACAATGAAAGAATTGATTGAGAAAATCTCTAAGAATTTATAA
- a CDS encoding AEC family transporter: protein MVNFVLIAVCILAGMIFKETKSIHPDAHKGINTWILYLALPAVSFKYLPKVQWSAEMLFPILSTFVIAIGCFFFMMFYSRQKGYSRRSRSTLELASGYSNTSFIGFPLISAFYGESLLSIAIICDQTMFFALSTLGIIAAVKGGSKSGKVSAIFILKRLITFPPLIGCIAALVLSQFIDFTFAEPLFDKLAATVSPLVLFSVGLQLKFNGWKKLLPQISASMFYKLILAPIMILGLALLLGIKGDIAKISVFEAAMPTVVTASIIAEQFRLNTKLTNLIIGFSILVGFITSAIWYQIIEMIF from the coding sequence ATGGTAAATTTTGTTTTGATCGCGGTCTGTATTTTGGCAGGAATGATTTTCAAAGAAACAAAATCCATTCATCCCGATGCGCACAAAGGCATCAACACCTGGATTCTTTATTTAGCACTTCCTGCAGTTTCTTTTAAATATTTACCAAAGGTTCAGTGGTCTGCAGAAATGCTTTTTCCCATACTTTCAACATTTGTGATCGCAATCGGATGTTTCTTTTTTATGATGTTTTACAGCAGACAAAAAGGATATTCCAGAAGATCAAGAAGTACATTGGAATTGGCAAGTGGTTACAGCAACACTTCATTTATTGGATTTCCTTTAATTTCTGCTTTTTATGGCGAAAGTCTTTTAAGTATTGCGATAATCTGTGACCAGACGATGTTTTTTGCACTTTCTACATTGGGAATTATCGCTGCGGTGAAAGGCGGAAGCAAATCCGGAAAAGTGAGCGCGATTTTTATTTTAAAAAGACTAATTACTTTTCCTCCGTTAATTGGCTGTATTGCGGCATTGGTTTTGTCGCAGTTCATCGATTTTACTTTTGCTGAACCTCTTTTTGATAAACTGGCCGCAACGGTAAGTCCGTTGGTTTTGTTTTCTGTCGGATTACAGCTGAAATTCAATGGTTGGAAGAAATTGTTGCCACAGATTTCGGCTTCCATGTTTTACAAATTAATTTTAGCTCCGATAATGATTTTAGGTTTAGCTTTATTACTCGGAATTAAAGGTGATATTGCGAAAATTTCTGTCTTTGAAGCCGCAATGCCGACGGTAGTTACGGCAAGTATTATTGCCGAACAATTCAGATTAAATACAAAACTGACGAATTTGATTATCGGATTCAGCATTCTTGTTGGGTTTATTACTTCAGCGATTTGGTATCAGATCATTGAAATGATTTTCTAA
- the priA gene encoding replication restart helicase PriA has product MQYAQIILPLNLKGTFTYKVPEEIQSTIQPGMRVLVPFGGKKIYTGIVFELHDEEPTQFVAKEVISILDEQPILPSEQIKFWKWLSDYYLCNLGEIYRFAFPSSLKLESETYLKLKPNITVEFENLDVNEMYLIQALEVRQLINLTDIEAFIPKKDIIKTINSLIDLQYIEIDEKIAEKYKAKEVAYVKINDEVLKNNNLTEILLSLKRAQKQKDLFLHILEKQTENPDLHIKKSELFEDGYFSSSHFKSLADKNLVEEYYMQKDRIESYEGEIEEVEELTEVQKAAKNEVDEAFEEGRNVLLHGVTSSGKTHIYLEKIEECISEGKNVLFLLPEISLTKQITQRLEKKYGRQLGFYHQKLTDFEKVEIWRRIKNNNIKILIATRNALFLPYQNLGLIVVDEEHDSGYKPREVSPFFNAKDSALVLANFYGANVILGSATPSVESYYLARKEKVKYIFLNERFGNVKLPEFELINFKEAQDSKKVSGNFSLKLIDEIKKTLEEKNQTMILHNRRGYASVLECESCGYVNYCSNCDVVMTYHKAAHEMKCHYCGQRASKPKTCPKCYSENLNEKGVGVEQIHEEISKIFPDNEVDRMDVDSMRKKFAYEKLYEKIEDRETDIVVGTQMISKGLDFDHIELVAIPKADSMLYVQDFRAEERAYQLITQVSGRAGRVSGKGRVLIQTFNPDHSVFQLIKMNNISKIYKYFLTERQKFNYPPFTKLIMIELKHRRDEKVDRASQFLGSVLRKYLPEDCILGPERAQIARLNNLYQFQVLLKLPRGKNYEKFKSLVLLSLKEFDEITAYQSIKKDVFVDF; this is encoded by the coding sequence TTGCAATACGCTCAAATTATTTTACCGCTCAATCTGAAAGGAACTTTTACTTACAAAGTTCCGGAAGAAATACAATCGACAATTCAACCTGGAATGAGAGTTCTGGTTCCTTTTGGTGGAAAAAAAATCTACACGGGAATTGTTTTTGAATTGCACGATGAAGAGCCTACTCAGTTTGTGGCAAAAGAAGTCATCAGTATTTTAGATGAACAGCCGATTTTGCCTTCAGAACAAATTAAGTTTTGGAAATGGCTTTCAGATTATTATCTCTGCAATTTGGGCGAAATTTACAGGTTTGCTTTTCCGTCTTCTTTAAAATTAGAAAGTGAAACCTATCTTAAATTAAAACCCAATATTACCGTTGAGTTTGAAAATTTAGATGTCAACGAAATGTACCTTATTCAGGCATTAGAAGTTCGACAGCTGATTAATTTAACGGATATTGAAGCATTTATTCCAAAAAAAGATATCATTAAAACCATCAATTCGTTGATCGATTTACAGTATATTGAAATCGACGAAAAGATTGCTGAAAAATACAAAGCAAAAGAAGTTGCTTATGTAAAAATTAATGATGAGGTTTTAAAAAATAACAATCTTACAGAGATTCTTTTAAGCTTAAAAAGAGCTCAAAAACAGAAAGATCTTTTCCTGCATATTTTAGAAAAACAGACAGAAAATCCTGATTTACATATCAAAAAATCAGAGTTGTTTGAAGATGGTTATTTTTCTAGTTCGCATTTTAAATCTTTGGCAGATAAAAATCTTGTCGAAGAATATTACATGCAAAAAGACCGAATTGAAAGCTATGAAGGTGAAATTGAAGAAGTCGAAGAACTTACGGAAGTACAAAAAGCTGCAAAAAATGAAGTAGACGAAGCCTTTGAAGAAGGCAGAAATGTGTTGCTTCATGGCGTAACTTCATCAGGAAAAACGCATATTTATTTAGAGAAAATTGAAGAATGTATTTCGGAAGGAAAAAATGTTTTGTTTTTACTTCCTGAAATTTCTTTAACGAAGCAAATTACTCAAAGATTAGAAAAAAAATACGGCAGACAACTTGGTTTTTATCATCAGAAACTTACTGATTTTGAAAAGGTTGAAATTTGGAGAAGAATAAAAAACAACAACATCAAAATCCTTATTGCAACGAGAAATGCTCTGTTTTTACCTTATCAGAATTTAGGATTGATTGTGGTGGATGAAGAGCATGATTCGGGGTATAAACCGAGAGAAGTTTCTCCGTTTTTCAATGCAAAAGATTCAGCTTTGGTTTTGGCGAATTTTTATGGAGCTAATGTGATTTTAGGTTCGGCAACGCCTTCTGTTGAAAGCTATTATTTAGCCCGAAAAGAGAAGGTGAAATATATTTTCCTGAATGAAAGATTCGGGAATGTAAAGCTTCCGGAGTTTGAATTGATTAATTTTAAAGAAGCTCAGGATTCTAAAAAAGTTTCCGGAAATTTTTCTTTAAAACTGATTGATGAAATTAAAAAGACTTTAGAAGAAAAAAATCAGACGATGATTCTTCATAACCGTCGTGGTTATGCCAGTGTTTTGGAGTGTGAATCTTGCGGTTATGTGAATTACTGCTCAAATTGTGATGTTGTGATGACGTATCACAAAGCTGCTCACGAAATGAAATGTCATTATTGTGGGCAGAGAGCTTCTAAACCCAAAACTTGTCCGAAATGCTATTCTGAAAACCTTAATGAAAAAGGAGTAGGGGTAGAGCAGATTCATGAAGAAATTTCTAAAATTTTTCCTGATAATGAAGTCGACAGAATGGATGTTGATTCGATGCGTAAGAAATTTGCCTACGAAAAATTATACGAAAAAATTGAAGACAGAGAAACTGATATTGTTGTTGGAACGCAGATGATTTCTAAAGGTCTGGATTTTGATCATATCGAATTGGTAGCAATTCCAAAGGCAGATTCTATGTTGTATGTACAGGATTTTAGAGCTGAAGAAAGAGCCTATCAATTAATTACGCAGGTTTCCGGAAGAGCGGGAAGAGTTTCAGGTAAAGGCCGAGTTTTAATTCAGACTTTTAATCCGGATCATTCTGTTTTTCAGCTGATTAAAATGAATAATATTTCTAAGATCTATAAATATTTCCTTACCGAACGTCAAAAATTTAATTATCCGCCTTTCACAAAGCTAATTATGATTGAGCTTAAACATCGAAGAGACGAAAAAGTGGATCGTGCTTCACAGTTTTTAGGTTCGGTGTTAAGAAAATATCTTCCTGAAGACTGTATTTTAGGCCCTGAAAGAGCGCAGATTGCAAGACTTAATAATTTGTATCAGTTTCAGGTTTTGCTTAAACTTCCACGTGGTAAAAACTATGAGAAATTCAAAAGTTTAGTGTTGTTAAGTTTAAAAGAATTTGATGAAATCACTGCTTATCAAAGCATTAAAAAAGATGTTTTTGTGGATTTTTAA
- the dacB gene encoding D-alanyl-D-alanine carboxypeptidase/D-alanyl-D-alanine endopeptidase — MVNFRKYISGVTVLAAGFLFAQSTVSTVLYSQNYDNKANLNLPSPAAYVEKAILSPKELVDISVNTMMTDPVLKNATWGFVVYDPKTKKIISSYNENTPLVPASTTKLLTTETAMSMLGENYRWMTQLEYSGEIDENGTLNGNLYIVGSGDPSLGTNKAGAWSYKDIVSDFAGGMTREGIKKVNGDIIIQTALFKGNISALPENVVWLENNNYYLPVGTTKEINPANERLIVKKSMNPAADKKFFYVSPYVNKMVYAEKYDGNGTLTTKLPDAPAFLANSFRASLVKSGVAVTGKVIPKMTDASPEIRKMISAYKSPTLGDIIYYTNQRSDNSLAEALLKTVGFQKMGDQTSESGRIVVNNHLKDIEFDLEGLNYMDGSGLSRSNHVTPISQVKFLTSLMDEKFYKTYFNSLPIGGQSGTLKGMFVGEGNGQVFAKTGTLNKVKTLAGYLKTNSGRTLVFSLMVNNYAGSVGQVKSKMETILKPALDL; from the coding sequence ATGGTAAATTTCAGAAAATATATTTCAGGTGTTACGGTCTTGGCTGCTGGTTTTTTATTTGCACAATCGACCGTTTCTACAGTTCTTTACTCTCAAAATTACGACAATAAAGCAAACTTAAATCTTCCATCGCCTGCTGCGTATGTGGAAAAAGCTATTTTGTCGCCAAAAGAACTTGTAGACATCAGTGTAAACACAATGATGACTGATCCCGTGCTGAAAAACGCAACTTGGGGATTTGTAGTCTACGACCCGAAAACGAAGAAAATAATTTCTTCGTACAACGAAAATACTCCTCTTGTTCCCGCTTCTACAACGAAGCTGTTGACTACCGAAACTGCAATGAGCATGTTGGGTGAAAACTACCGTTGGATGACGCAGCTGGAATATTCGGGAGAAATCGATGAAAATGGAACTTTAAACGGTAATCTTTACATTGTAGGAAGCGGTGATCCATCTTTGGGAACCAATAAAGCGGGAGCTTGGTCTTACAAAGATATTGTTTCAGATTTTGCAGGCGGAATGACTCGTGAAGGTATTAAAAAAGTAAATGGTGATATTATTATTCAGACAGCGCTTTTCAAAGGTAACATTTCGGCACTTCCGGAAAATGTTGTTTGGCTAGAAAATAATAACTACTATCTTCCTGTAGGTACTACCAAAGAGATTAATCCTGCAAATGAGAGACTTATTGTAAAAAAATCAATGAATCCTGCGGCAGACAAGAAGTTTTTCTATGTTTCGCCTTATGTAAATAAAATGGTGTATGCTGAAAAGTATGACGGAAACGGAACTTTAACTACAAAATTACCAGATGCTCCGGCTTTCCTTGCCAATTCATTCAGAGCAAGTCTGGTAAAAAGCGGAGTAGCGGTTACCGGGAAAGTAATTCCTAAAATGACAGATGCATCTCCGGAAATTAGAAAGATGATTTCAGCTTATAAATCTCCTACTTTGGGTGATATTATTTATTATACCAATCAGAGAAGCGATAACTCTTTAGCAGAAGCTTTATTAAAAACAGTTGGTTTCCAAAAAATGGGAGATCAGACTTCAGAATCTGGTAGAATTGTGGTTAATAATCATTTAAAAGATATTGAATTCGATTTGGAAGGTTTAAATTATATGGATGGAAGCGGTTTGTCGAGAAGCAATCATGTAACTCCAATTTCTCAGGTGAAGTTTTTGACTTCTTTGATGGACGAAAAATTTTATAAAACTTATTTTAATTCTTTGCCAATCGGCGGACAATCGGGAACACTTAAAGGAATGTTTGTTGGTGAAGGAAACGGGCAGGTTTTTGCAAAAACCGGAACCTTAAATAAAGTGAAAACTTTAGCAGGATATTTAAAAACCAACTCAGGAAGAACGCTGGTTTTCTCGTTGATGGTGAATAATTATGCAGGCTCGGT